A single window of Calditrichota bacterium DNA harbors:
- a CDS encoding UPF0164 family protein, with translation MVKSYFPASVEKRSVWKYLAGNRQSASGGKLHRKQAFLLVLTGLLLFAAVPSLWARNDFKRLGKAGFTFLKISPAARAAGMGDAYTAIANDAYAIFYNPAGLTHVQNFEYGFGLTNWMVGSKLMSAALAHPLGRGVLGVSFLSFAPPDFEETTIIDPEGTGRMVHVGDLAVAVAYGVKLTDRLSFGFKTQFVEETIDRDKASGWLTDFSTYYYTGFRDLVIAMAMKNFGPDVKYLSEKFKLPLYFNINTAISAIGHEGSPIHVTVSTESAFATDYRDRYHVGAEIWLLDKLALRGGYKFNYDTEDYTLGLGFRMRFGGRKITLDIAYSNFSSYFDAPLRFSLGGSF, from the coding sequence ATGGTAAAATCTTATTTCCCAGCATCGGTAGAAAAACGATCCGTTTGGAAATATCTGGCGGGCAACCGTCAATCCGCTTCGGGCGGAAAACTCCATCGAAAACAAGCCTTTTTGCTTGTTTTGACGGGACTCCTGCTTTTTGCTGCGGTCCCCTCTCTGTGGGCGAGAAATGATTTTAAGCGGCTTGGGAAAGCAGGATTTACGTTCCTGAAAATCAGTCCTGCCGCCCGCGCAGCAGGAATGGGGGATGCCTATACGGCCATCGCCAATGATGCGTATGCCATCTTTTACAATCCCGCCGGCCTAACCCACGTGCAAAATTTTGAATATGGTTTTGGGCTGACAAACTGGATGGTCGGATCTAAATTGATGTCGGCTGCACTGGCCCACCCCTTGGGCCGCGGTGTGCTTGGGGTAAGTTTTCTTTCGTTTGCACCGCCTGACTTTGAAGAAACCACGATTATCGACCCCGAGGGTACCGGTCGGATGGTTCATGTCGGCGACCTGGCGGTGGCTGTGGCCTACGGAGTCAAATTGACCGATCGGCTTTCCTTCGGATTTAAGACGCAGTTCGTGGAGGAAACAATCGACAGGGATAAGGCCAGCGGCTGGCTGACCGATTTCTCCACGTATTATTACACGGGATTTCGTGATCTGGTGATTGCCATGGCCATGAAAAATTTTGGACCCGATGTGAAGTATCTGTCGGAAAAGTTTAAACTCCCGCTCTATTTTAATATTAATACCGCCATCAGCGCAATCGGACACGAGGGGTCCCCTATTCATGTAACCGTTTCAACGGAAAGTGCATTTGCTACGGATTACCGGGACCGCTACCACGTGGGGGCCGAAATATGGCTGCTGGACAAATTGGCTCTGCGAGGAGGGTACAAATTTAATTACGACACGGAAGACTACACGCTCGGGCTTGGATTCCGAATGCGTTTTGGCGGACGAAAAATTACGCTGGATATTGCGTATTCCAATTTTTCAAGCTATTTCGATGCCCCCTTACGGTTCTCCCTGGGAGGATCGTTTTAG